Proteins encoded together in one Gemmatimonadota bacterium DH-78 window:
- the smc gene encoding chromosome segregation protein SMC, translating into MRLSSLKVHGFKSFADATEVAFHDGVTAIVGPNGCGKSNISDAIRWVLGEQRPTAIRGAKMEEAIFQGSVHRRPVNRGSVTMTVTNEDGALPVPFEEVEIGRIVYRDGGSDYSINRSMVRLKDVVDLTRDTGLGAGANVIENRMIDSILSDRAEERRSLFEEAAGIGKYKDRRKSALRRLERAENDLQRLDDVIAEVESKVRSLARQKGKAERYLGLRDRRLDVEVAVVRSQLDTLGGRLREVTRMLEGETPEGEGMVAEVQAAESEYEALRLRQVDAQRERGSAAARLDEVRTALIRWERDLAVADERASYARRRLSQIDQERSTARERAEELAVEVATLREDGGAVREELDGLAGKLQERKGATDAVRARLQTVREELQQFESREREVARRGAQLEGDAESADAQAAELDRRLERLSREIEETADALSDLASQGDLFSGKLDEIRRTTEAARQAMESARSQVDEARSALEVSRAAEVEAGDRAATLDARRGALEALERDREGMEPVLQAVLDADIEGVHGPLVGFVGADRGVVRAVEAWLGPLARALVVENRSVARRVAGWFRDQWTRGGGVILLPLDAVPAGSGSGSLLAAVRAEGKGAPWVEALLAGVELVDDEALLGGEGPGVTAEGTVREASGVVRVGNPTGGAGGLLERKEELARLEVETTEARSHAAEARTAREAARLALTERESALEEARTAFRAAEDTFRKAEAEVAAAIDRRDRMDKHRDELSRQIEGTKAAVARAKERATQAREDRAGLEAEETALRTGRDEARARVEAVQEEWEAARGEQSSIEVQLTRLQGEVSRLEDRIQAMEQSRGAAMGRVSALDAEETRLGEELAQVTELQEKGADATEELFRQREAAEVDLRERDAALAQVAEALAAAEKKARVARQAEREATDRRHRLELERQELDGRIGRIQERLEGEWGRPLAELLEQARPVEGDPESLKEELRDIVQGLDRIGPVNMLAVEEHEEESARLAFLQEQHADLVTARNDLKTAIREINETATTLFHDTFQQIREHFKSVHQRLFEGGEADIWLSEEEDPLESPIEIHASPRGKKTQRIDLLSGGERALTALSLLFSIYLVKPSPFCVLDEVDAPLDENNIGRFIRLLHDFKKQTQFVVITHNPRTIEAADWIYGVTMEEPGVSTVVGVRLEDALEQARGAA; encoded by the coding sequence ATCTCCGACGCCATTCGCTGGGTGTTGGGCGAGCAGCGCCCCACCGCGATCCGCGGCGCGAAGATGGAGGAGGCGATCTTCCAGGGGTCGGTGCACCGGCGCCCGGTCAATCGCGGTTCGGTGACCATGACGGTCACCAACGAGGACGGCGCGCTGCCGGTGCCCTTCGAAGAGGTGGAGATCGGCCGGATCGTCTACCGCGACGGGGGCAGCGACTACTCGATCAACCGATCGATGGTCCGGCTGAAGGACGTCGTCGATCTCACCCGCGACACCGGCCTCGGGGCCGGGGCGAACGTGATCGAGAACCGCATGATCGACTCGATCCTCTCCGATCGGGCCGAAGAGCGGAGGAGTCTCTTCGAAGAGGCCGCGGGCATCGGCAAGTACAAGGACCGCCGCAAGTCGGCGCTCCGCCGCCTGGAGCGGGCCGAGAACGACCTGCAGCGGCTCGACGACGTGATCGCAGAGGTGGAGAGCAAGGTGCGTTCGCTCGCCCGCCAGAAGGGCAAGGCCGAGCGCTACCTGGGACTGCGCGACCGGCGGCTCGACGTGGAGGTCGCCGTCGTGCGCAGTCAGCTCGACACCCTCGGCGGCCGGCTGCGCGAGGTGACCCGCATGCTCGAGGGCGAGACGCCCGAGGGCGAGGGCATGGTGGCCGAGGTGCAGGCGGCCGAGTCGGAGTACGAGGCGCTGCGCCTGCGGCAGGTGGACGCCCAACGGGAGCGGGGTTCCGCCGCGGCTCGCCTCGACGAGGTGCGCACGGCGCTGATCCGGTGGGAGCGCGACCTGGCGGTGGCCGACGAGCGCGCGTCGTACGCTCGCCGCCGCCTCTCGCAGATCGATCAGGAGCGCTCGACGGCCCGGGAGCGGGCCGAGGAACTCGCCGTGGAGGTGGCCACCCTGCGCGAGGACGGTGGAGCGGTGCGCGAGGAGCTCGACGGGCTGGCCGGCAAGCTGCAGGAGCGGAAGGGCGCGACCGACGCGGTTCGCGCGCGGCTGCAGACGGTGCGCGAAGAGCTCCAGCAGTTCGAGAGCCGCGAGCGCGAGGTGGCCCGGCGAGGCGCTCAGCTGGAGGGCGATGCCGAGTCGGCCGACGCGCAGGCCGCCGAGCTGGACCGCCGCCTGGAGCGGCTGAGCCGAGAGATCGAGGAGACGGCCGACGCCCTCTCCGACCTCGCCTCGCAGGGCGATCTCTTCTCCGGCAAGCTCGACGAGATTCGCCGAACCACCGAGGCCGCGCGCCAGGCGATGGAGTCGGCGCGCAGCCAGGTCGACGAGGCCCGCTCGGCACTCGAGGTGTCTCGCGCGGCCGAGGTCGAGGCGGGAGACCGGGCCGCGACGCTCGATGCCCGCCGCGGTGCTCTCGAGGCGCTCGAGCGCGATCGCGAGGGCATGGAACCGGTGCTGCAGGCCGTGCTCGATGCGGACATCGAGGGCGTCCACGGACCGCTCGTCGGGTTCGTCGGCGCCGATCGCGGAGTGGTGCGGGCCGTCGAAGCCTGGCTCGGCCCGCTCGCCCGGGCGCTGGTGGTGGAGAACCGCAGTGTGGCTCGTCGTGTGGCCGGCTGGTTCCGCGACCAGTGGACTCGCGGGGGCGGGGTGATTCTGCTGCCCCTCGACGCGGTGCCTGCGGGCTCGGGCTCGGGCTCTCTGCTCGCCGCGGTCCGCGCGGAAGGGAAGGGCGCGCCCTGGGTGGAGGCGTTGCTGGCCGGGGTGGAGCTCGTCGACGACGAGGCGCTGCTCGGGGGTGAGGGTCCCGGGGTGACCGCCGAGGGCACCGTGCGCGAGGCCAGCGGGGTGGTGCGGGTGGGCAACCCCACCGGCGGCGCCGGCGGACTCCTCGAGCGCAAGGAAGAGCTGGCTCGCCTGGAGGTCGAGACGACCGAGGCCCGGTCCCACGCCGCCGAGGCCCGCACCGCGCGCGAGGCCGCCCGTCTCGCCCTCACCGAGCGCGAGTCCGCCCTCGAAGAGGCGCGCACCGCCTTCCGCGCGGCGGAGGACACCTTCCGCAAGGCCGAGGCCGAGGTGGCCGCCGCGATCGATCGCCGCGATCGCATGGACAAGCACCGCGACGAGCTGTCGCGTCAGATCGAGGGCACGAAGGCGGCCGTGGCGCGGGCGAAGGAGCGCGCGACGCAGGCCCGTGAGGACCGCGCCGGCCTCGAGGCCGAAGAGACGGCTCTCCGCACCGGTCGCGACGAAGCGCGCGCCCGGGTCGAGGCCGTGCAGGAGGAGTGGGAGGCGGCCCGCGGCGAGCAGTCGTCGATCGAGGTGCAGCTCACCCGTCTTCAGGGCGAGGTCAGCCGTCTCGAAGACCGCATTCAGGCCATGGAGCAGTCGCGCGGTGCGGCGATGGGTCGCGTGTCGGCCCTCGACGCCGAAGAGACCCGCCTCGGCGAGGAACTCGCCCAGGTGACGGAGCTGCAGGAAAAGGGCGCCGACGCCACCGAGGAACTCTTCCGGCAGCGGGAGGCCGCCGAGGTGGATCTGCGCGAGCGCGACGCGGCGCTGGCGCAGGTGGCCGAGGCGCTGGCGGCGGCCGAGAAGAAGGCGCGCGTGGCTCGGCAGGCCGAGCGCGAGGCCACCGATCGCCGACACCGGCTGGAGTTGGAGCGGCAGGAGCTCGACGGTCGCATCGGGCGGATCCAGGAGCGGCTCGAGGGGGAGTGGGGCCGCCCCCTCGCCGAACTCCTCGAGCAGGCGCGGCCCGTGGAGGGCGACCCGGAGTCGCTGAAAGAGGAACTCCGCGACATCGTGCAGGGACTCGATCGCATCGGCCCGGTGAACATGCTCGCCGTGGAGGAACACGAGGAAGAGAGCGCCCGCCTCGCCTTTCTCCAGGAGCAGCACGCGGATCTGGTCACGGCCCGCAACGACCTGAAGACGGCGATCCGCGAGATCAACGAGACGGCCACCACTCTCTTCCACGACACCTTCCAGCAGATCCGCGAGCACTTCAAGTCGGTGCACCAGCGCCTGTTCGAGGGAGGGGAAGCCGATATCTGGCTCTCCGAGGAGGAAGACCCGCTCGAGTCTCCGATCGAGATCCACGCATCGCCCCGCGGCAAGAAGACGCAGCGCATCGATCTGCTGTCGGGAGGCGAGCGGGCGCTGACCGCGCTCTCGCTGCTCTTCTCGATCTATCTGGTGAAGCCGAGCCCCTTCTGCGTGCTCGACGAGGTGGATGCGCCCCTCGACGAGAACAACATCGGGCGCTTCATCCGGCTGCTCCACGACTTCAAGAAGCAGACCCAGTTCGTGGTCATCACGCACAACCCGCGCACCATCGAAGCCGCCGACTGGATCTACGGCGTGACCATGGAGGAGCCCGGGGTCAGCACCGTCGTCGGCGTGCGCCTGGAAGACGCCCTCGAGCAGGCCCGCGGCGCGGCCTGA
- the aroF gene encoding 3-deoxy-7-phosphoheptulonate synthase, translating into MLVVMKHNASEAAIDAVVDAIQDMGYGARPIPGGQRTAVGLIGNDGRVDKARLEGMEGVLECISVTQPYKQVSREWREENTLVRLPNGTVIGGREIVLMAGPCAVESEEQILTAARQVRAAGATVLRGGAFKPRTSPYSFQGLGEDGLKLLAKAREETGMAIITEAIDPEGVDLVAEYADVIQIGARNMQNYPLLRRAGQTGKPVLLKRGMSATITEFLLAAEYILAEGNDDVILCERGVRSFDTHTRNLLDLTAIPVVKGLSHLPIVADPSHGTGLRSKVVPMGRAAVAAGADGLIVEVHPDPTRALSDGAQSLYPEQFTELVEQTRVIAQAIGRELHPGLARAGAAHG; encoded by the coding sequence ATGCTGGTGGTGATGAAGCACAACGCTTCGGAGGCGGCGATCGACGCCGTCGTCGACGCGATTCAGGACATGGGCTACGGCGCCCGCCCCATCCCCGGCGGTCAGCGCACCGCCGTGGGGCTGATCGGCAACGACGGCCGCGTCGACAAGGCGCGCCTCGAAGGCATGGAGGGGGTGCTCGAGTGCATCTCCGTCACCCAGCCCTACAAGCAGGTGTCGCGCGAGTGGCGCGAGGAGAACACCCTCGTGCGGCTGCCCAACGGCACGGTGATCGGGGGTCGTGAGATCGTGCTGATGGCCGGCCCCTGTGCCGTCGAGAGCGAGGAGCAGATTCTCACCGCGGCGCGCCAGGTGCGGGCGGCGGGGGCGACGGTCCTGCGCGGCGGAGCGTTCAAGCCGCGCACCTCGCCCTACTCCTTCCAGGGGCTCGGCGAAGACGGCCTGAAGCTGCTCGCGAAGGCGCGCGAAGAGACCGGCATGGCGATCATCACCGAGGCCATCGATCCCGAGGGGGTCGACCTCGTGGCCGAGTACGCCGACGTGATCCAGATCGGTGCTCGCAACATGCAGAACTACCCGCTGCTGCGACGCGCCGGGCAGACGGGCAAGCCGGTTCTGCTCAAGCGCGGCATGAGCGCCACGATCACCGAGTTCCTGCTGGCCGCCGAGTACATTCTCGCCGAGGGCAACGACGACGTGATCCTCTGCGAGCGCGGCGTGCGCAGCTTCGACACGCACACCCGCAACCTGCTCGACCTCACGGCCATCCCGGTGGTGAAGGGCCTCTCGCACCTGCCGATCGTGGCCGATCCGAGCCACGGCACGGGACTCCGGTCGAAGGTGGTTCCGATGGGCCGCGCCGCGGTCGCGGCGGGGGCCGACGGGCTCATCGTCGAGGTGCACCCGGATCCGACCCGGGCGCTGTCCGACGGTGCGCAGTCACTGTACCCGGAGCAGTTCACCGAACTGGTGGAGCAGACGCGCGTGATCGCGCAGGCGATCGGGCGGGAGCTGCACCCGGGACTGGCGCGGGCGGGAGCGGCGCACGGGTAG
- a CDS encoding YraN family protein — translation MDTHRVGRRFEALAARWLEERGWIVLDRNVRFQRREIDLVVRRGRTVAFVEVKGRRSDDRGHPFEAVTARKRREIEAVARWWVAHHGVGGHEFRFDVVGVRAGRVAERVEVEHVEGAWRMGE, via the coding sequence ATGGATACGCACCGTGTCGGCCGCCGTTTCGAGGCTCTCGCCGCCCGCTGGCTCGAGGAGCGCGGGTGGATCGTGCTCGACCGCAACGTGCGCTTTCAGCGGCGCGAGATCGATCTCGTCGTTCGGCGGGGCCGCACGGTGGCATTCGTCGAGGTGAAGGGGCGCCGAAGCGACGACCGCGGACACCCGTTCGAAGCCGTCACCGCGCGCAAGCGGCGGGAGATCGAGGCCGTCGCCCGCTGGTGGGTCGCGCACCACGGGGTGGGCGGCCACGAGTTTCGCTTCGACGTCGTCGGGGTGCGCGCCGGCAGGGTGGCCGAGCGGGTCGAGGTGGAGCATGTGGAGGGCGCGTGGCGGATGGGGGAGTAG
- the dnaX gene encoding DNA polymerase III subunit gamma/tau, giving the protein MSHQALARKYRPRSFAEVSTQEHVSETLRRAVAGDRVGHAYLFCGPRGVGKTTLARVLAMALNCPNRTESGEPCGTCDSCERIWSGQTALDVVEIDAASNRGVDAARDLRERAYYAPSEEDRFKIYIVDEAHMLTREAWNALLKILEEPPARVIFIFATTEPQKIQQSAAPILSRCQRFDFRRIAVSGIVAQLQSVLEREGQSASDEALRLLARKADGGMRDALSILDQVLAMGGGELDTESVRRVLGLVEEERYLALLDIVHEGRHGDVFGFVEELLDEGYDLVEFYHGLVDVFRVVLRIRLSGLEALPDLPPHLAEAFEERARGFSPGDLVRMLALASELESSGSLRRSGQPRLLVEMLLLRLSYLDRTVDLEELIRGLGGAPVAADPPERRVASTSATPRPNVGRAAAPVAPVSAGDGPAPASESSAPRLAPGSGSPAARPAPQREAPAARSAPPAAGSTASDSGAGKPQPPRPPGNGNLRAAWRWVVETGTGVPPGMGGFLRPAQPEEVDGRVRIALPEPAVERLQQQPGERQALIQALARGLGRPVELELLVDGAGPVADEGAGRVTRDTVRETRLRELINQEPVLAHAVEELDLELLD; this is encoded by the coding sequence ATGTCGCATCAGGCTCTGGCACGGAAGTACCGGCCCCGCTCGTTCGCGGAGGTCTCCACCCAGGAGCACGTATCCGAAACCCTCCGGCGTGCGGTCGCCGGCGACCGGGTCGGACACGCCTACCTCTTCTGCGGCCCCCGCGGCGTCGGCAAGACCACGCTGGCGCGCGTGCTCGCGATGGCGCTCAACTGCCCGAATCGCACCGAGTCGGGCGAGCCCTGCGGCACCTGCGACTCCTGCGAGCGGATCTGGAGCGGCCAGACGGCCCTCGACGTGGTCGAGATCGACGCCGCCTCCAACCGGGGCGTCGACGCGGCCCGGGATCTCCGAGAGCGCGCCTACTACGCCCCGTCGGAGGAAGATCGCTTCAAGATCTACATCGTCGACGAGGCGCACATGCTCACGCGGGAGGCGTGGAACGCCCTCCTGAAGATTCTCGAAGAGCCGCCAGCCCGCGTCATCTTCATCTTCGCCACCACCGAGCCCCAGAAGATTCAGCAGAGCGCGGCGCCGATCCTGTCGCGCTGCCAGCGCTTCGACTTCCGGCGCATCGCGGTGTCGGGGATCGTGGCCCAGCTTCAGTCGGTGCTCGAGCGGGAGGGCCAGTCGGCCTCCGACGAGGCACTGCGGCTGCTGGCCCGCAAGGCGGACGGCGGCATGCGCGACGCCCTGTCGATCCTCGACCAGGTGCTGGCCATGGGTGGCGGCGAGCTCGACACCGAGAGCGTTCGCCGGGTGCTCGGGCTGGTGGAGGAGGAGCGCTACCTCGCCCTGCTCGACATCGTGCACGAGGGTCGCCACGGCGACGTGTTCGGCTTCGTGGAGGAGTTGCTCGATGAGGGGTACGACCTCGTGGAGTTCTACCACGGGCTCGTGGACGTCTTCCGCGTGGTGTTGCGCATCCGGCTGTCGGGGCTCGAGGCGCTTCCGGACCTGCCTCCGCATCTGGCCGAGGCTTTCGAAGAGCGCGCGCGCGGGTTCAGCCCGGGCGACCTGGTGCGCATGCTCGCGCTGGCCTCGGAGCTCGAGAGCAGTGGGAGTCTGCGCCGCAGCGGCCAGCCGCGCCTGCTCGTGGAGATGCTGTTGCTGCGCCTGAGCTACCTCGACCGCACGGTCGATCTGGAAGAGCTGATCCGGGGCCTCGGGGGTGCCCCGGTCGCGGCGGACCCTCCTGAGCGAAGGGTCGCCTCCACCTCCGCCACCCCGCGGCCGAACGTCGGTCGGGCCGCTGCGCCGGTGGCTCCGGTCTCGGCGGGGGACGGCCCGGCACCCGCGTCGGAGTCGTCCGCGCCTCGACTCGCCCCCGGGTCGGGGTCACCCGCCGCTCGCCCCGCGCCACAGAGGGAAGCACCCGCCGCACGCTCGGCGCCCCCCGCCGCGGGTTCGACGGCGTCCGATTCGGGCGCGGGGAAGCCGCAGCCCCCTCGCCCCCCCGGCAACGGGAACCTTCGCGCCGCATGGCGCTGGGTGGTGGAGACCGGCACGGGCGTGCCGCCCGGCATGGGGGGCTTCCTGCGCCCGGCCCAGCCCGAAGAGGTGGATGGCAGGGTGCGCATCGCCCTCCCCGAGCCCGCAGTCGAGCGGCTGCAACAGCAGCCCGGCGAGCGGCAGGCGCTCATTCAGGCCCTCGCCCGCGGTCTCGGGCGGCCGGTGGAGCTCGAACTCTTGGTGGACGGGGCCGGGCCGGTGGCCGACGAGGGGGCGGGCCGGGTGACCCGCGACACCGTTCGCGAGACGCGTCTGCGGGAGCTGATCAATCAGGAACCCGTCCTCGCCCACGCGGTAGAAGAACTCGATCTCGAACTTCTGGACTGA
- a CDS encoding YbaB/EbfC family nucleoid-associated protein: protein MTNLEQIMQMGQQLQARMSKLQESLDKQTVTATSGGGMVTVTADGKGEVRKVQIDPACVDPRDVEMLEDLVLAAVNQAQARAKELYESEMRKATGGLPMQLPGLF from the coding sequence ATGACGAATCTCGAACAGATCATGCAGATGGGCCAGCAGCTGCAGGCCCGCATGTCGAAGCTCCAGGAGAGCCTCGACAAGCAGACGGTCACGGCCACGTCCGGGGGCGGGATGGTGACCGTCACCGCCGATGGAAAGGGTGAGGTGCGCAAGGTCCAGATCGATCCGGCCTGCGTGGATCCTCGCGATGTGGAGATGCTCGAGGACCTCGTGCTGGCGGCCGTGAACCAGGCCCAGGCGCGGGCGAAGGAGCTGTACGAGTCGGAGATGCGCAAGGCCACCGGGGGGCTGCCGATGCAGCTGCCCGGCCTCTTCTGA